A single region of the Rhizobium sp. NLR16a genome encodes:
- a CDS encoding SDR family NAD(P)-dependent oxidoreductase, giving the protein MNINLEGRIALVTGASRGIGYFTALELAKAGAHVIACARTVGGLEDLDDAIKAVGGSATLVPFDLADMNAIDALGGSIFERWGKLDILVANAGVLGVISPIGHIEAKVFEKVMTINVTATWRLIRSVDPLLARSDAGRAVILSSGAAHKCRPFWGAYSASKAAVEALARTWAGESQSTPLRITSVDPGATRTAMRAQAVPGEDAQTLPHPSEVAKAILPLLGPGVTETGKLFIVRENKLVDYRLPE; this is encoded by the coding sequence ATGAACATCAATCTTGAGGGCAGGATCGCACTCGTCACCGGTGCGTCGCGCGGCATCGGCTACTTCACAGCCCTGGAGCTTGCCAAAGCTGGCGCCCATGTCATTGCCTGCGCGCGCACGGTCGGCGGACTGGAGGATCTCGACGATGCGATCAAAGCCGTCGGCGGCAGTGCGACCCTCGTGCCCTTCGACCTTGCCGACATGAACGCGATCGACGCGCTCGGCGGCTCGATCTTCGAGCGCTGGGGCAAGCTCGACATCCTCGTCGCCAATGCCGGCGTGCTCGGCGTCATCTCGCCGATCGGCCATATCGAAGCGAAGGTGTTCGAGAAGGTGATGACCATCAACGTGACGGCGACATGGCGGCTGATCCGCTCGGTCGATCCGCTGCTCGCCCGCTCGGATGCCGGCCGCGCCGTGATCCTCTCCTCGGGCGCGGCCCACAAGTGCAGGCCCTTCTGGGGCGCCTATTCCGCCTCCAAGGCCGCTGTCGAGGCACTGGCCCGGACATGGGCCGGCGAGAGCCAATCGACGCCGCTGCGCATCACCAGCGTCGATCCGGGCGCCACCCGCACGGCGATGCGGGCGCAGGCCGTGCCGGGCGAAGATGCGCAGACGCTGCCGCATCCTTCCGAGGTCGCCAAGGCGATCCTGCCGTTGCTCGGTCCGGGCGTGACAGAGACGGGCAAGCTGTTCATCGTGCGCGAGAACAAGCTCGTCGACTACCGCCTGCCGGAATAA
- a CDS encoding GH25 family lysozyme gives MASVVRWTIGAAAILVVASAAYFAYDFGMLRFNYPSLSQYPIQGIDVSHHQGDIDWKTVAAQPNVRFAIMKATEGGDHKDSRFAENWQRAGDAGVVRGAYHFFTFCRPGREQAQNVLATVQKAPRTLPIAIDLEFVGNCNKVPTVDEMATEVNAFVTELKAIFPEKPIFYVTQEFFDQYLKGNEARFPEHYLWLRSVFDEPTQEGCNRWSIWQFADNGALDGIRGPVDLNVLCPAETDFAHLFPAVAAN, from the coding sequence GTGGCAAGCGTTGTTCGATGGACGATCGGTGCGGCTGCAATTCTGGTGGTCGCATCCGCCGCATATTTCGCATACGATTTCGGCATGCTTCGCTTCAACTATCCGTCCTTATCGCAGTATCCAATCCAAGGCATCGATGTCAGCCATCACCAGGGCGACATTGATTGGAAGACGGTGGCCGCGCAGCCGAACGTGCGTTTTGCAATCATGAAGGCGACCGAAGGCGGCGATCACAAGGATTCGAGATTTGCCGAGAACTGGCAGCGTGCCGGAGATGCTGGGGTGGTGAGAGGCGCCTACCATTTCTTCACCTTCTGCCGCCCGGGCAGGGAACAGGCGCAGAATGTACTGGCGACGGTGCAGAAGGCGCCGCGCACCCTGCCTATCGCCATCGATCTGGAATTCGTCGGCAATTGCAACAAGGTCCCGACGGTCGATGAGATGGCGACGGAGGTGAATGCCTTCGTCACCGAACTGAAAGCCATCTTTCCGGAAAAGCCGATCTTCTACGTCACGCAGGAATTCTTCGATCAATATCTGAAGGGCAATGAGGCCCGCTTCCCCGAGCACTACCTCTGGCTGCGAAGCGTGTTCGACGAGCCGACGCAGGAGGGGTGCAATCGCTGGTCGATCTGGCAATTTGCCGACAATGGCGCCCTGGACGGCATCCGGGGACCAGTGGACCTCAATGTCCTATGCCCCGCCGAAACAGATTTCGCACATCTGTTCCCGGCCGTTGCCGCGAACTGA